The segment TACCCATAACGGCAGCCGGCAAAGCCTTGCCTAAAAAGAGCACAAAATCCGGCGCCTTTTTTCCTGGTGGAAACACGAGGAAAGCTCCAAAACGAGTAAGTAATGTACCTGCCACAACAATAGCAACAGTAATGACCATTTCTGTACTAGTCAAGATGTACACCTCCCCACTTGTACGCAATATAGCAGGCTACCAACATACAGCTCATAGATAAAAGCATAAAGAGTGATTTTCCCACCAACAAGAGCATCACGATCGCCATAGCTGCACCAGCTACACCAAAGGCTCTAATTTTGTTATTCTTTGCATTAAGTAGCATTTCAAGGAATACCACAATGAATAGTCCAGGTAATACAAAGTCAATGCCTCGTAAATCTACAGCAGCCAATAGATTACCAAATAAACCGCCTATAAAGGTACTAAATACCCAGAATACATAGTTGAGCCAAGACACGTGGAAATAAAACCACTTTTCATCTACATCATCAGGCAATTTTGTAGCCATATTAATAGCAAAGCTTTCATCACACATCCAAGCTACGGTAGGGAACCATTTCCATCCCATATGTACATATTTCTGCAGCGCAGATAGACCATAGAAGAAGTGGCGGCCATTGACGAACATGGTCAAAACAAAAGCGTTTAACGGATCAAAGCCCGCCATAAGCATGCCAATAGTTACGAATTCCATGGAACCTGCGAAAATAGTGGCTGCTAAAACAGGCGCCGTCCACCAAGGGAATCCTTGGCTCGTAGCATATAAACCAAATCCTAAGCCTATGAAAAAGAAACTTATGCCCATAGGAACCATGATAGGAAATGCAAAAGAAAAGGCACTTCGATGCTTTATGTCACTCAAAGGATTTTCTCCTTTCGAAATCATACATTATATATTATGTAAACGATAGTCAAAACTAATCTTAGTCCTCTTCTAGACGATAAAACTAATTTGAACAATAATAAAAGACACCATATGGTGTCTTTTATATAAGCTATTTTATTATACATTGTATATAATTAGTGTCAAATTTTGATGGCTTTAACCAAATGTATTATAAAGCGCGCGTTAAAATTTCACGAGCTACTTCTGGTGTTACATCGCCTTTTTCACCAAGTCGAGTCATGCCATGGTCTTCTAATTGTTTCACAACTTTATCAACTGCTTCTTCGCCTAGACCATAGTCTTTCAAATGTGTAGATACGCCAAGGGACTCGAAGAATTCACGCGTTTTAGCGATAGCCTCATCTGCTTTTTCTTCGTTTGTACCTTCTGTGATATGCCATACACGTGTAGCATATTGTGCCAATTTTTCAAGCTTGTCTGCTTTTTTCACTTCTAACAATGCAGGCAATACGATAGCTAATGTAATCCCATGGTCGAGATGGTACGCCGCAGTTAACTCATGACCGATAAGATGTGTTGCCCAGTCTTGTGGCACGCCGGCACCAATCAAGCCGTTTAATGCTAAGGTAGAGGCCCACACGTGGTTGGCACGAATATCGTAGTTTTCTGGATTTTCTACCGTTTCTTTGCCGATTTCAATCATAGTTTTTAAAATACCTTCACTAAAACGGTCTTGAATACGGCCCTCTACAGGATATGTTAAATATTGCTCTGTGGTATGCACAAAGGTATCAATAACACCATTCTTAACTTGTTTTTCAGGCAATGTGAAAGTCAATGTTGGATCGAGCATGGAGAACTTAGGGAATACTAAGCTACTGAACACAGGATATTTACCATCACCATAAGTAATAACGGCACCATTGTTCATTTCGGAACCCGTAGCAGGAAGTGTCATAACTGTACCAAATGGTAATGGATTTGGCACCATTTCCACTGGAACCGCTGGTACACCAGCTTTCATAACCTCAATAACAGGACCATCATAAGTAGCGCCCATAACGATAAGTTTTGTAGCGTCTACTACAGAACCGCCGCCTACAGCAAGAACGAAATCTACTCCATGTTCTTTAATGAAAGCTACCGCACGTTCACACGTTTCAAGAGATGGGTTTGGCTCAATACCGCCGAATTGCTCTACCTTACGATTACCAAGTGCCTTTACAATGCGGTCAATAAGACCACTGCGCACAGCAGATCCACCGCCGTAAGTAATAAGCACCTTTGCATCCTTTGGAACCAATGTATCTAATTCACCTAAACGATCTTTACCAAATACGATATGTGTAGGGTTATAAAAATCAAAGTTAAACATGGGGACCTCCTAAGTATTATGTTTGTATTCCACCATTTTAATTGTATAAAACTTATCTTTATTATATCATATTTCGATTTTTTTAGATATATCTAGATAACGCTACTTTCGATTACTTAATAACTCTACTTTACAATCATCGTAAAAGCCATAGTTTTAATCTATAGCCAACCCCTATATTTTTATCTATATACAAAACCCCATTTACATGATAGGATATATCCATTATATGTATATAGAAAGGGATGTTCACATGAAATTAAAAAAATTTATTGCCCCTCTTCTCGTTGGCGTTTTAGCATTCGCCATCGCAGGCTGTGGCACAAATACAAATCAATCTAGTCAGGCACCAAAGGAAATTAAAATCGGTGCTACTGCTGGTCCTCATGCTCAAGTTGCTGAAGCCGTTGCAAAAGAGGCTAAAAAACAAGGTATCGACCTTAAAGTTGTAGAGTTCTCCGATTATGTAACACCAGATAAAGCCCTCGCTGATGGCGACATTCAATTGAATGCGTACCAACACGTGCCATTTATGGAAAACTTTAACAAACAAAATGGTTCCAACTTAGTAGCAATCGGTAAAACTCTTTTAGTGCGTATGGGATTGTATAGTAATAGTGTACATAGCGTACAAGATGTACCTGAAGGCGCTACGGTTTCTATTCCAAATGACCCTACTAATGGTGGTCGTGCATTAGTATTATTAGCTAAAGCTGGATTAATTACGTTAAAAGATGGTGTCGGCTTCAAAGCAACTGTTGCAGATATCACATCTAACCCGAAAAATATAAAGATTCAAGAATTAGAAGCAGCTCAATTACCTCGTAGTCTAGATGATGTAACAATTGCAGTTATTCCAATGAATTATGTACAAAGTGCTGGCCTTAGTGTAGAAAAGCAAGGCTTCTTCTTCGAATCAAAAGATGAACCACTAACAGTCATCGTACTTGCGGTACGTAATGAAGACAAAGATAATGAAACTTACAAAAAAATTGCAGACATTTACAAATCTGATGCAATCAAACAATTCATCAACGATACTTTCAAAGGTAGCATTACATCTGCAAACTAATAAACAAGAACCGACCTCTATCAAATTAGAGGCCGGTTCTTTTATTTATAATGCCAAAAAGCGATACCCTAACTGATATGTACCCATTTTCCTGGACACATATTATTTACTAGCCTAAACACATGGATGCTTCCCTGTATTTTACAGGGGGCATCCATTTTGTTTTTTTCTGGATCCTTCTGTTGTTGTAATAGTTAATGTATTCTTCTATCGCTACTGCAAAAGCATTAAATGATGAATATTCTGTTTCAAAACCATAATATATTTCTGTTTTCAATCTACCAAAAAAGGTTTCCATCACAGAGTTATCATAACAATTTCCTTTTCGAGACATAGATTGAATAATACCGTGTTCTTTGAGTGTTCTCCTAAAGTACTTATGTTGGTATTGCCATCCTTGATCAGAATGGAGGATT is part of the Veillonella nakazawae genome and harbors:
- a CDS encoding AzlC family ABC transporter permease; translated protein: MVPMGISFFFIGLGFGLYATSQGFPWWTAPVLAATIFAGSMEFVTIGMLMAGFDPLNAFVLTMFVNGRHFFYGLSALQKYVHMGWKWFPTVAWMCDESFAINMATKLPDDVDEKWFYFHVSWLNYVFWVFSTFIGGLFGNLLAAVDLRGIDFVLPGLFIVVFLEMLLNAKNNKIRAFGVAGAAMAIVMLLLVGKSLFMLLSMSCMLVACYIAYKWGGVHLD
- a CDS encoding iron-containing alcohol dehydrogenase, translating into MFNFDFYNPTHIVFGKDRLGELDTLVPKDAKVLITYGGGSAVRSGLIDRIVKALGNRKVEQFGGIEPNPSLETCERAVAFIKEHGVDFVLAVGGGSVVDATKLIVMGATYDGPVIEVMKAGVPAVPVEMVPNPLPFGTVMTLPATGSEMNNGAVITYGDGKYPVFSSLVFPKFSMLDPTLTFTLPEKQVKNGVIDTFVHTTEQYLTYPVEGRIQDRFSEGILKTMIEIGKETVENPENYDIRANHVWASTLALNGLIGAGVPQDWATHLIGHELTAAYHLDHGITLAIVLPALLEVKKADKLEKLAQYATRVWHITEGTNEEKADEAIAKTREFFESLGVSTHLKDYGLGEEAVDKVVKQLEDHGMTRLGEKGDVTPEVAREILTRAL
- a CDS encoding MetQ/NlpA family ABC transporter substrate-binding protein yields the protein MKLKKFIAPLLVGVLAFAIAGCGTNTNQSSQAPKEIKIGATAGPHAQVAEAVAKEAKKQGIDLKVVEFSDYVTPDKALADGDIQLNAYQHVPFMENFNKQNGSNLVAIGKTLLVRMGLYSNSVHSVQDVPEGATVSIPNDPTNGGRALVLLAKAGLITLKDGVGFKATVADITSNPKNIKIQELEAAQLPRSLDDVTIAVIPMNYVQSAGLSVEKQGFFFESKDEPLTVIVLAVRNEDKDNETYKKIADIYKSDAIKQFINDTFKGSITSAN